In Suncus etruscus isolate mSunEtr1 chromosome 9, mSunEtr1.pri.cur, whole genome shotgun sequence, the genomic window tttaagtaattaaaagttattaaaataatttaaactattttataatacacacagaaaatttaaacatatgtaaaaacagattttatttggaggagaTATactgagggaggaaaggaagaggataagaaagaaagagaaatagaagagtaACTCACTCAAAAcagcacaggcttctccaaaggcaaaCAGAGACTCTGGTTGGTACCCAACCCTGAATGAATGTAcaaaagtccacatctcaagaggggtaATGCAGGTAAAATATGTTCAGGCACCATATACCTGGGCAACACATGTGAGTCACATatgctattattaaaataaaatatttcctgtagttttttctaaacatgtgcaatatatattcattatatgttCAATGTTGTCAATTTTATTGTTCAGATTTTGTTGATCATACTATTTAATAAAGAGTCATTAAACTAGTTTGTAAAAcatcaaataattatatttttacttggGATAGACAAGAATTAGTTTTAGACTTTTTTATagctattacattttatttttaagtaagagGGTTAATATCCATCAATAACATCAATGTAGATCTAACAAACAATTGCTATTAAGTCTAGTAATATCTACTAGAAAACAGAATTTTACTAAAACTATATTATCATTAGGTGCTAATAGTAAGCAAGAATTTATTGCCAAAAATATAACTGCAAAAAATTAAGAAGGCAGAGGATGAAGGGAgtagaagaaagaacagaaagaataggagaaaaaagagaaaagagcttgcAAATTTTTTGTAGTAATTATTTTACACAATGCCCAAGGTATTCCATAATTTCTATGAAAAGCCTGACTGTGATATATAGAGTAGATGATCCATTTCTTTAAGATTCTCTTGAGATACATTACAAAATCAGTaacatttgtatatataaactacatgACATTTAAGATGAAAGATTACAAATATCTTCTTTAGGTAaagttttatagatatatttttatatctctaaGGACAAAATTGACATGCATGAAATGTTCTATTTCCTCTAAATTTCTctctatataaataaagaaatgtcaTCTATACAACATGGCCAATgacaaaaattattctttaactGTAAAATGTTTCTGGACTGTGAGTGCAATATTGTTTTAGGAATATGCTTTACTGAGGGCAATTATACTTTTAAGAATAAACATTTGCCATGACctcacaatatatttttaaatattattacctATATTTCTCACCATTGTAATTATATTTCTAAGATAGGATTGCTTTCCTGCTTCTGTTGTCTCTTGAGATCAGGTATGAAACCTTTGAGAATTATGCTTGCCAAAGGAAAAGTATTGGTATAACTATTACCAGTAAAAATGCTCAgttataaagttttattattctttgcattaatttttataatggtttattttttccaagttgtcttttatctttttaaataaatatcttttaatttccttatttttgtttgcttgattttgggagggtcacacccaatgatgctcaaagcttactcctggctctacactcaaaaattactcctggtgatgcttagggcaccataagagatgctggcaATCTAAACAGGCTCAGCTGTGTGTAAGTCAAAATCCTTACCCGTTGTAGTATCACTCTGGTATCTCCTTaacttaatattaattattttgtttctgtgatCAATTATTTCCACTGGCTTTCATGTTAAGCACCTTTCTTTTGCCCTGGTTataatttttcacttatttttggtGTATAATAGTCAattaattgtttttaagaatttaatGTATGTGAGatgctttgttttgttgcttATTCTGTTTTCCCCGAGTCACTACATGTGTTTGTCATCTTATTTTATCTCAAGGTTGAGACTCTAGTTCTTCAAGCTAGAGTCTACTTTTTAGTAGTTTGAAAAACTAGAGTCTCAGGCAAAACTTAACCACATTCCCCTGTCCCCAAAATAGATTAGCTACAACGAAACTATGAACTTAATATGCCTTGGGTACTGATACATGCATTCTCTCAACCCAAAACACCATCAGAACTGAATCTCTCTTGATAACCCTTAGTTCTGCCTCTTAGTTCTCACAGAAAAGAAGTACCTTTATAATAGCCTCAATTCTTTAAGTTCTCAGTTCCTGTGAGGCAATTCTTTGTTTTATAAGTTGAAGCATAAAATTTGAGACATTAAACATCCAATCATGTGCTTTATTTTGCTCATGTAGGGCTGAATAAGACAGCAAGTCTGCCATTCATCGGAGGGAAACCTCAAAGATAAATTACAAGCAGAAAGATTAGACTTGCAGATTGTTTCCAACTCAGAGCTACCAGGAAGTGAGCACGCTGCCTGCATTCTTGCTTGAATATACTCTCCAGGTGAAGTTTACATTGCTATTCTTTCACCTGTTTTGTTATTCTCCCTTAGTTAGCTCTGTTCCATTCTCCAAGGCACTAAATAATTGCAATTGTTTGAATCACtaagtgttgtatatgaaaacatttccataagattattctttgcctgttgtccctctttgaccttccaggtgggggcgctgttgagagtgGAATAAATAGTTCGGGAGCGAGGTGTTCGGAGTCTTTTGGCAGtttgctggctggctccaggtgttttttggagccGGCAGTAGGCAGACAAAGAACTCTCtgcgcccaaccttttacccctttaaCCTCCTGtctatgtggattatttgctgcggataaatattaccaagatctctccCCAAATGAGgagaaggggatgggaatcaatttctcattctaggagctctttgaggatacacaaataacaaataaaggagtaaacTGGACCCACAACTAAGTTGTTTATCTGTCATATGCTATGAGATAAATAAGATTATATTAAGATATCAAATAACATGCTTTCCTAAGAAAGTAACTTTCTAGCAAGCTATCTCTTCAGAGCCCCTTTAATCTCATTGTTCCTGAGGCTGTAGATGAGGGGGTTCAGCATGGGAATCACCACCATGTAGAACACAGAAGCCACCTTATTCTGGTCAATTGAGTAACTGGACTTCGGCATCACATAAATGAATGTAATGGTCCCATAGAATAGAGTGACTGCTGTGAGGTGGGAGGTGCAGGTGGAAAAGACTTTCTGGCGCCCCTCAGTGGAGTTCATCTTAAGGATGGTAATAAGGATGTAGATATAAGAGATAGCTATGATAAATCCTGTAACCACACTGATAGAACCAGCAGTAAATGAAGTGATCACTGCAGGAATACTGGCATCAGAACATGAGAGTTCAATTAAAGGAGCAAAATCACAGAAGAAATGATTCACTTGATTTGGTCCACAGaagaataaagaatgaaataGTGAAGGAAGAAGCATCAAATATACTCCCCAATGTAAGCTACTACTATTAACTGCACACAGACTTGTGTAGACATTTTGTTGGAATACAGCAGTGGGTTGCAGATTGCCACAAAGCGATCATAGGCCATGGCAGCCAGAAGGAGACACTCAGCTGACCCAAAGAAAACAGCTGAACCAAGCTGGATGCCACATCCAAGATAAGAGATAGTATTTTTCTCCACCAAGAAATTCACAAGCATATTGGGTGTGACTGAAGGCTTTGTGCCACTCCTCAGTAGAGCACATCTTCAGGATGGAGATAAGGATGTAGGAGAGCAATGATGAGCACTGAGACCACAATGATGGAGCCAGAAGTGATGGCTGGAATGATATCAGAAGCAAAATCATGAAAACAAGAAAGCTTCAAAAGGGGAGAATAGTCACAGAAAAAGTGATTGACTTTATTTGGTCCACAGAAAGACAGTCTTAGTAAACAAGCAGTAAATGTCCAAGCATTTGCACATCCACCTAGGTAAGATGctcccactaaaaaaaaaatgcagattctGGGAGACATGTGAGTGGAATAGAGAAGAGGTGAGCGGATGGCCACATAGTGATCATAGACCATAGCAGCAAGAAAGAAGCACTCAGCTGTCCCAAAAGTGACCGCAAAGTTGGGAAACACAACCAGCAACAGGAACAGTAGTTTTTTCCCTGAGGAAACCCATGAGCATGACAGGGGTGACTGAAGAGGAGTACCCAATGTCTACAAAAGCCAAATGGCAGAGGAAAAGGTACATAGGGGTATGCAACTGAGGGCTGTTTCTGATTAGCATAATTATGCTTACATTGCCTACTAAAGTTACCCCATAAATtcctaggaaaaaaataaagtggtacAAACTGTAGTGTCTTCTGTTAACCCCAGAATGATTAATTCTGTCACAGTTGTATAATTCCCATCTGTATGGGAAAAATCTTTACTCCTCActgaaagcaataaataaaattaaatgttataatataaaagtatataataacTTGCATACTTATTTTTGCAATATCTATATAATAAATGtcactaaaacaaaaatgaatgctaGTCAAACTATCTTTCAGAcaaacttcatataaaaattgatAGTATAATACCATTGATGTCAGATATGCACCATatagtttattttgttattctttgAATTGTGCAGGtcaacaaaattttataatactatttttccTTCAAATGTTTAATGTCAATAACACTGAATTTATTCAGAATCACACTATTTTACAatcttatttttaacataatgtCTGGATACTATTCTATGTTAACTAACTAAGCAACAGAATGCCTTGTTATATAATTACATGTAATTATACATCTGAACTCTGAAGTTCTagatttcttatcttttatttaactaTCTTATCAAACTTTGACAAGGTATGACTTAAATAGTGAATTAAagcttatatatttgtttattagaGGATAAGAGAgggttattgtattttttgtttgcttgggaaCTGGCAGGAATCTAATACATGTACAAATGCATTCTATCAATGAGATGTTTCCATGCTCCcaaacttaaaatgtttaaacATACATTTACAAATTTAGTGTCTATTATATACCACCATAATGTTGAAGCAAAGTATAGGACAAAATGCTATATGCTTTAGATCTATAGCACTTGGGTTCTATTTTTCAGCTTTTCTGTAGACTGTGAAACTTTAGACAACTGTAGATACTTTTCAACTCTTCATTatcctttttgttttaaaataagcttAATTATACTTTATGTTTAAATCTGATGACAATGTACATAACACTGAACAGGGTTCAAGAAGTAAGTGGATACCCAACAAATGATAATTTACtcataataataaaacttaaatttctactgtaaaaatgaaaatgaacattTCTTCATAGGTAGTTcacataaatataagaaaattattaccTTCAGATGCTTATATCTCAATAATAAATTCCAAAGATTTAACACTGTAATGTAAATCTGCATTTATGAGGTTTGATGTCTTTGGGTATGTAAGCCCTAGAGTATACTCCTTGTTTGCAAAAATACTCCAGGCAAAAATCATAGGTATTATGATTATGTGACCATATATTAGGTAATTATTTTGCACAGTTTTTGAGAGTACAGTAGGTTGATTTTTAATAAAGACTTGATGGATtgttgaaattaaatttttattgattcaCAATAATAAAATGTGCCAGTCaagaacttattttaaaatagaaattttatgggAAAGTACttgtgcttttaaaatatattcatgttcagcattttattttgagataattGTAGCTTCACATTTAGCTCTAATTAACAATATAAGATCCACTGTACATTTACTGAGTTTCTCCAATTACAGTATTTGACAAAACACAATTAGCACaaccaaaatatttataatgatgcAATCAATGTACAAAGCCCTTATCACAATTGGTATAGTCATAATAATTTCTATCTTCTCATTACCTTCTTAACTTTTAGCATCACTAatcttatctttatttctttagttttattatttcaagaGTTTTGAGTATATACTCACCAGAACTCAGGGCACCAGACAGCACTTTAGCACAAAGATTATTCCTAGGTCATGAAATCTAGTGGGTTTGTTTTGTCAAATTTGAAAATTGCCCAAGATTGAAAACATTCCTTTCAACATACCAAACAACTGCAGTTCATGATCTCATAAAACATACATTCCAGTATTCTAACATTGAAAGGcagataataaatcaaataactgAATAAATGTGTGAACAAATCAAATTAATTTGGGGGTTAAGAGGTTTTCAAGTAGCCTTTGCTCTCTTCCCTTCTTgataataattcaaaatatataaaagtgattcctgagtctagGATAAAGTTAAGTATATATGTGCATGATACAAGTAAGTAGAAatatgtagtctcatttattacGGCAAACTGTTGGATTCACTAGAAACTTGAAGAAAATAATGTAACAAATTTGGTTAAATTTTTAGTGTTATGCTCTCACACTTTACTAATTCTATTCAAGATATAGTAATGGCCtgagaaatgtaaaatatacatataaatatatcattatatgGTTGTAAAGCTAGAGATATTGCAAAGGGTAGAGTGTGCATCACTAAATGAATggttaaaataattataacatgTTTATTCTATGTATTActttataatcattaaaacaataaaaaataatctgtatACTGAACTTCTCCTAAGTGggtgagaagggcccagcaaaatcgctctatAGAGCTGCCCAGGCCAAAAATCCAAGACAGACTGAGTcagtgagtgaaaaccggctatcagtGGTGCCCTGGCAGAAAGACAGattctttgtctgtgaagtcaggtGGGATAAATATGCCCAAGCTGTGAGATTGCCAATTGGGAGAAACTGAGGAaggtgttgcctgtgtgtgtttctctactaTTCTGTATCCTAAATCTCTCCTGAGTGAGATtagaagggcccagaaaaatcactct contains:
- the LOC126018995 gene encoding LOW QUALITY PROTEIN: olfactory receptor 502-like (The sequence of the model RefSeq protein was modified relative to this genomic sequence to represent the inferred CDS: inserted 1 base in 1 codon); this encodes MLVNFLVEKNTISYLGCGIQLGSAVFFGSAECLLLAAMAYDRFVAICNPLLYSNKMSTQVCVQLIVVAYIGXVYLMLLPSLFHSLFFCGPNQVNHFFCDFAPLIELSCSDASIPAVITSFTAGSISVVTGFIIAISYIYILITILKMNSTEGRQKVFSTCTSHLTAVTLFYGTITFIYVMPKSSYSIDQNKVASVFYMVVIPMLNPLIYSLRNNEIKGALKR